TGCGCTTCGATTTCTCGTACCGCTCGTACGCCTTGATGATCTTCTGCACGAGGTGATGGCGCACGACATCCTTCTCGGTCAGGTAGACATACTCAATCCCGGGGATGCCTTTCAATATGCCCTGGACTTTAACCAGACCGGAATCGCGGCGATCCGCCAGGTCGATCTGAGTAATGTCGCCGGTAATGACCGCCTTGGACTCCTCGCCGATTCGGGTCAAAAACATCTTCATCTGAGCCTGCGTGCAATTCTGGGCTTCGTCCAGTACGACGAAGGCCTGATTCAGCGTGCGCCCCCGCATGAACGCCAGCGGCGCGATCTCGATTACGCCCATCTCCAAAAGGTTGCGAATCTTGTCCGGCTGGAGCATATCATACAGGGCGTCATAAACAGGCCGCAGATAAGGATCGACCTTGGCACGCACGTCGCCCGGCAGAAAGCCGAGCGATTCGCCCGCCTCGACCGCCGGACGAGTGAACACCACTCGATTTACCCGTTTGGTCTTTAGGGCCGCAACTGCCATAGCACACGCCAGGTAGGTTTTGCCGGTGCCGGCCGGACCGATCGCGAAAACGATGTCATTGCGATCCACCGTATCGACATATTTCGTCTGCCCTATTGTTTTCGGCTTGATGACTTTTTTCAGGGCGCTGGTCAGGAGCGCCTCAGTAGAAATATCGCCCGCCGGGCCGCGCCCATTCTCTCGAACCATCGCTATCGCGTAGTTCAGGTACTGCTCAGTAATGAAATCGCCCTGCTTGGTGCGGGTGAGCAAATCCTGAAACAGCCGCACCACCAGGTCGACCTCGCGAGGATCCCCCTCCACTATGACCCGGTCCCCCCGGGCGACGATCTTGGCGACAAACCGGGTTTCTATCACCCGCAGGTAAGCGTCGTTCTGACCGAAAATCAAACGCTGGTCGACCCCGTGAAGATCGACCACGACTGATTTCTTATCGTTTATATCCTCGTTCATCTATCTAATGCACCGCTCCGTCATCCTTGATGATCAACCCGAGTTCCTCTAACTGCTCCGGATCGAGATACGAGGGGGCGTCGTCCATGAGCGACGAGGCGTTGGTTGTCTTGGGGAAGGCGATAACATCGCGAATGGAACTCCGCCCGCAGATCAGCGCCACCAGGCGATCGAGGCCGAGCGCAACACCGGCGTGAGGCGGCGCGCCATACTCCAACGCCCGCAGGAGAAAGCCAAACATCCGATCGGCGCGCCCGCGATCGATACCCAGAATCTCCAGAATCTTCTCTTGCAGATCGCGACGGTTGATACGCTGGCCGCCGGAGCCGATCTCCCAGCCGTTGGTGACTAAATCGTACTGCAGCGCCCGGGCGCGGCGCCAGGGGTGGTCAGGATCGGAGCCGTGCATACTTGTGGTGAAGCCCTCGTCTATAAGATGTAGATCGCTTTCGACCGGATGAGAAACTATGTTATGCATGGCGTTGAAGCGCCCGACAGACTCATCGAATTCGAACAGCGGAAAGTGCGTCACCCACAGCAGGCGGTACTGGTCCGGAAGCATGAGACCGTGCTGCCGCCCAAGATGCAACCGGAGCTGACCGAGGACCATCTCGGTCCTGAGTTTCTTGTCGGAAACGATGAAAAGTGCATCGCCGACTGCCGCTCCGGCTCTCTCTATCAGACGGTGTTTGACCGCGTCGCCTATGAACTTCAGAATCGGCGATTTGTCGCCATCTGGCGCGCGTAGGATATACGCCAGCCCGCCTGCGCCGTTTTCTTTGGCAAGTTCGGTTAGTTCGTCAAGCTGCTTACGGCTGTACCCGGCGCCCCCTTCAAGAACTATCCCCTTGACTACTCCGCCTGACTTGACGTTTTCGGCGAACACCTTGAATTCGCTGGTCCCGGCGATGTCAGTGAGATCGACTAATTCCATGCCGAAGCGAAGGTCGGGCTTGTCGATACCCCAGCGCGCCATCACCTCGGCGTAGTCGTAACGGGGGAACGGCCGGCTGAGCTTGACACCGAGCAGCTTGTCGTACAGCTCAACCATCAACCCCTCGATTACATCCCAAACGTCCTCTGGGGTAACATAAGACATCTCGAGATCAAGCTGGGTGTGCTCGGGCTGGCGATCCGAGCGAAGGTCCTCGTCGCGAAGGCATCGCGCCAGTTGGAAATAGCGGTCAAAGCCGGAGATCATCAGTATCTGTTTGAGCAACTGCGGCGACTGCGGCAGGGCGTAGAACTTCCCTTTCTGAATCCGGCTCGGGACGACATAGTCACGCGCGCCCTCGGGCGTAGAGCGAATCAGAAGCGGGGTTTCGATTTCATAGAACCCGGCCCGGTCCATGTACTCACGGATGATCATCGTTACCCGGTGGCGCACTTTGAGCGCTTCCTGAAGCGGGCGGCGTCTCAAATCAAGATAGCGGTATTCGAGTCGCAGCAGCTCCTTGGCGCTGGTTTCGTCTTCGATCTCAAACGGTGGGGTCTTGGATTCGGAGAGAATATGAAACTGCCGGCAGAGTATTTCGATTTCGCCGGTCGGCATCTTGGGATTCACCGTACCTTCAGGCCGTAAACGTACCGTCCCGTAGACCGCAACGACGAATTCATGGCGAGCACGTTCCGCTTCGGCCAACATCGCCGGCTCAAAGTCACTCGGGTCAATCAGCACCTGGGTAAGCCCGTAGCGATCCCGCAGATCAATGAAGAGA
This region of Candidatus Zixiibacteriota bacterium genomic DNA includes:
- the aspS gene encoding aspartate--tRNA ligase, translating into MPAYTELKRTHTCGQLRAADVGTQVRLNGWVNGYRHLGGLLFIDLRDRYGLTQVLIDPSDFEPAMLAEAERARHEFVVAVYGTVRLRPEGTVNPKMPTGEIEILCRQFHILSESKTPPFEIEDETSAKELLRLEYRYLDLRRRPLQEALKVRHRVTMIIREYMDRAGFYEIETPLLIRSTPEGARDYVVPSRIQKGKFYALPQSPQLLKQILMISGFDRYFQLARCLRDEDLRSDRQPEHTQLDLEMSYVTPEDVWDVIEGLMVELYDKLLGVKLSRPFPRYDYAEVMARWGIDKPDLRFGMELVDLTDIAGTSEFKVFAENVKSGGVVKGIVLEGGAGYSRKQLDELTELAKENGAGGLAYILRAPDGDKSPILKFIGDAVKHRLIERAGAAVGDALFIVSDKKLRTEMVLGQLRLHLGRQHGLMLPDQYRLLWVTHFPLFEFDESVGRFNAMHNIVSHPVESDLHLIDEGFTTSMHGSDPDHPWRRARALQYDLVTNGWEIGSGGQRINRRDLQEKILEILGIDRGRADRMFGFLLRALEYGAPPHAGVALGLDRLVALICGRSSIRDVIAFPKTTNASSLMDDAPSYLDPEQLEELGLIIKDDGAVH
- a CDS encoding PhoH family protein, whose protein sequence is MNEDINDKKSVVVDLHGVDQRLIFGQNDAYLRVIETRFVAKIVARGDRVIVEGDPREVDLVVRLFQDLLTRTKQGDFITEQYLNYAIAMVRENGRGPAGDISTEALLTSALKKVIKPKTIGQTKYVDTVDRNDIVFAIGPAGTGKTYLACAMAVAALKTKRVNRVVFTRPAVEAGESLGFLPGDVRAKVDPYLRPVYDALYDMLQPDKIRNLLEMGVIEIAPLAFMRGRTLNQAFVVLDEAQNCTQAQMKMFLTRIGEESKAVITGDITQIDLADRRDSGLVKVQGILKGIPGIEYVYLTEKDVVRHHLVQKIIKAYERYEKSKRKA